One segment of Cyanobacteria bacterium GSL.Bin1 DNA contains the following:
- a CDS encoding NC domain-containing protein, which translates to MARGDQIYILERFVNLQGVYEHHGIDCGDGSVIHLRKTNEIITRASFAEFTKNQTVYVKHYPLSFVSDVVVHRAESRLGEKARYNLLFNNCEHFATWCKTGYPHSQQVKDFIPIWSRMKVENLSQPLEEALEENQDTTAQAQLFNDALADIKKVWDQTQPRYNQTLAEMKVWQSVAWKALQEGKEEVAKAAIKRKLRYQKQAEKDQKQLEQLAKMTETLLQSRFSQRSS; encoded by the coding sequence ATGGCACGAGGCGATCAAATTTACATTTTAGAACGCTTTGTTAATTTACAAGGGGTGTATGAACATCATGGTATTGACTGTGGTGATGGCAGTGTCATTCATTTGCGCAAGACGAATGAAATAATTACTCGCGCTTCTTTTGCCGAGTTTACAAAGAACCAAACCGTTTATGTGAAACATTACCCGCTTTCTTTTGTTTCTGATGTCGTGGTTCATCGTGCGGAAAGCCGTTTAGGAGAAAAAGCCCGTTACAATCTTTTGTTTAATAACTGTGAACATTTTGCCACCTGGTGTAAGACGGGTTATCCTCATAGCCAACAGGTGAAAGATTTTATTCCCATTTGGTCGCGAATGAAGGTGGAAAATCTTTCCCAACCTCTAGAAGAAGCGCTGGAAGAAAATCAAGACACGACAGCACAAGCACAATTATTCAATGATGCTTTGGCTGATATTAAAAAAGTTTGGGATCAAACTCAACCTCGCTATAACCAGACTTTAGCAGAGATGAAAGTGTGGCAAAGTGTTGCTTGGAAAGCACTGCAGGAAGGAAAAGAAGAAGTAGCCAAAGCAGCGATTAAGCGAAAACTTCGCTATCAAAAGCAAGCGGAAAAAGATCAAAAACAGTTGGAACAATTAGCCAAGATGACCGAAACGTTGTTGCAATCTCGTTTTTCTCAGCGCTCATCTTAA
- a CDS encoding cupin domain-containing protein encodes MNDFNSPLNAETTPDEASETRLPPWGSVTVLEKGERYCINRIELKPGHHISTQLHYHRTEHWVVVAGTAKVIKDGKELTLMAKQSTYVPMNTPHRVENPGVIPLIMIEVQNGEYLGEDDIVRFGDGEV; translated from the coding sequence ATGAATGATTTTAATTCCCCTTTGAATGCCGAAACAACGCCCGACGAAGCCAGCGAAACCCGTCTTCCTCCCTGGGGAAGTGTGACTGTTTTGGAAAAAGGAGAGCGGTACTGTATTAATCGCATTGAACTTAAGCCAGGACATCATATTAGCACGCAACTTCACTATCATCGTACAGAACACTGGGTCGTTGTTGCGGGAACAGCGAAAGTGATTAAAGACGGAAAAGAACTAACGCTGATGGCTAAACAATCCACTTATGTTCCGATGAATACTCCCCATCGGGTTGAAAACCCCGGTGTTATTCCTTTAATTATGATTGAAGTGCAAAATGGGGAATATTTAGGAGAGGATGATATTGTTCGCTTTGGTGATGGGGAAGTTTAA